In Dyadobacter subterraneus, a single genomic region encodes these proteins:
- a CDS encoding carboxy terminal-processing peptidase, which translates to MKKYLITLIPVVLLGWQRGPVQQNAIVTTETSLAEDIKPTAAQYKAEELSTRILSNYHYRKTKLNDSLSSAIFDKYIDGIDHGRLYYLASDMAEFEKYRYSFDDFLQKRELDVPFNMYNLFRKRYQERSEYIQTLLKTPKPFDYTVDESLNTDREKVAWAKSNEELNDTWRKYLKSEALDLKLAGKADSSVVKTMSDRYKNRDRGLSRIRTEQVFQMFMNAYAESLDPHTSYMAPTSADRFKQEMSQSVEGIGALLREEDNYIKIVEVIPGGPAFKGKQLKKEDKIIGVAQGDDGKFVDLVGWFVDDAVKLIKGPKGTVVRLQIVSADALSSTPPKEIRLVREKIKLEDSRAKKEIVSVNNGGKDYKIGVIDVPLFYRDFEGAQQKEKEFSSTTRDVQKIITELQTENVDGIVIDLRNNGGGSLTEAVSLTGLFINRGPVVQVKEGQGEVEVQSDNDPTVAYNGPMAVMVNRFSASASEIFAAAIQDYKRGIIVGEQTYGKGTVQTLIDLNQWVPKETDQLGQVKLTVAKFYRINGSSTQLKGVMPDLEMPTAFKVNEYGEGSQPSALPWDQIASSKYEATNDINEKIVSQLRDKHNHRLKSDEELKALAKTMDEFKKARENKVVSLLESKRKVERDEAEKKRAAMKQLGEESDDEDEDSADAKPKTAEATKEVKKKKDIYITETGRMLADLIVISKEPSLAGAKKK; encoded by the coding sequence ATGAAAAAATACCTGATCACTCTTATTCCTGTTGTATTACTTGGCTGGCAGCGAGGTCCCGTACAGCAAAATGCAATCGTCACTACGGAAACTTCACTAGCGGAAGATATCAAACCGACGGCAGCTCAGTATAAGGCGGAAGAGCTTTCGACGCGAATACTATCAAATTATCACTATCGTAAAACGAAACTGAATGATTCGTTGTCGTCAGCGATTTTTGATAAATATATTGATGGTATCGACCACGGTCGACTGTACTATCTTGCCTCTGACATGGCGGAATTTGAAAAGTACAGGTACTCTTTCGACGACTTTTTACAAAAAAGAGAGCTGGACGTTCCTTTCAATATGTATAATCTTTTTAGAAAGCGTTATCAGGAAAGAAGCGAATATATCCAGACACTTCTGAAAACGCCAAAACCGTTTGATTATACTGTTGATGAATCGCTAAATACAGACCGCGAAAAAGTGGCCTGGGCGAAATCAAATGAAGAACTGAATGATACCTGGAGAAAGTATCTTAAAAGCGAAGCGCTTGATTTGAAACTTGCCGGAAAAGCGGATTCTTCTGTTGTCAAAACAATGAGCGACCGGTATAAAAACCGTGACCGTGGTTTGAGCCGCATTCGTACAGAGCAGGTTTTCCAAATGTTTATGAATGCTTACGCAGAATCTTTGGATCCGCATACGAGTTACATGGCGCCAACTTCTGCGGATCGTTTCAAACAGGAAATGAGCCAGTCGGTTGAAGGTATCGGTGCGTTACTTCGTGAGGAAGATAATTATATCAAAATTGTTGAAGTAATTCCTGGTGGACCAGCATTTAAAGGTAAGCAGCTTAAAAAAGAAGATAAGATTATCGGCGTTGCCCAAGGTGATGATGGTAAGTTTGTTGACCTGGTAGGTTGGTTTGTTGATGATGCTGTGAAACTGATCAAAGGCCCAAAAGGAACTGTGGTTCGCTTGCAGATTGTTTCAGCTGATGCGCTTTCAAGCACGCCTCCAAAGGAAATTAGACTGGTTCGTGAGAAAATTAAACTTGAAGATTCTCGTGCCAAGAAGGAAATTGTTTCAGTAAATAACGGAGGTAAAGATTATAAAATCGGTGTGATCGATGTTCCGTTGTTCTACCGTGATTTTGAGGGTGCGCAACAAAAGGAAAAAGAATTTTCAAGCACTACCCGTGATGTTCAGAAAATCATCACTGAATTGCAGACTGAAAATGTTGATGGTATCGTAATTGACCTTCGTAACAATGGTGGTGGTTCATTAACCGAAGCAGTTTCTCTTACTGGTTTGTTTATTAACAGAGGCCCGGTTGTTCAGGTTAAAGAAGGACAGGGCGAAGTTGAGGTTCAGTCTGATAATGACCCGACTGTTGCTTATAATGGTCCAATGGCTGTTATGGTGAACCGTTTCAGTGCTTCTGCTTCCGAAATTTTTGCGGCGGCTATTCAGGATTATAAACGTGGAATTATCGTAGGTGAACAAACTTATGGTAAAGGAACAGTTCAGACTCTGATCGATCTTAACCAATGGGTTCCAAAGGAAACTGATCAGTTAGGACAAGTTAAATTGACTGTTGCCAAGTTCTATCGTATCAACGGAAGCAGCACGCAGTTGAAAGGTGTAATGCCTGATCTTGAAATGCCAACCGCTTTCAAAGTAAACGAATATGGTGAAGGTTCTCAGCCAAGTGCATTGCCTTGGGATCAGATTGCGTCTTCGAAATATGAAGCTACAAATGATATCAACGAGAAAATCGTAAGTCAGCTTCGCGACAAACATAATCATCGTTTGAAATCAGATGAAGAGTTGAAAGCATTGGCGAAAACAATGGATGAATTCAAAAAAGCGCGTGAAAACAAAGTTGTTTCTCTGTTGGAATCAAAACGTAAAGTAGAACGTGATGAAGCTGAAAAGAAACGTGCTGCGATGAAACAGCTTGGCGAGGAGTCTGATGATGAAGACGAAGACTCTGCTGACGCAAAACCAAAAACTGCTGAAGCTACGAAAGAGGTTAAGAAGAAAAAGGATATCTATATTACTGAAACAGGTCGTATGCTTGCTG